The DNA window CAGAAGCAGTTCAATGCAGAAACAAAAGTGAGATTGAAGTTGACATGAAGTCTGCTGTTAGAACTGTGGTTTGAACTGTAGCTACAAGAAAACCCACAGCATACTGTTGAGTTTAGTGTTTGTTCTTAtgcctttgtgtttgtgtgctgtcaGACTTGGCTGCAGTTGGTTAATGAGCCAATAGGCTTGGTATGTGCTGATCTGTGctgtgtgaggacagagagagaagtggggGAGAGGCAATGAAACCAAAGTAACGTTTTCtatgtgaaaataaactttttggacatggttttattttactgttgtacGATAAGCCTATTGGCAGCTGTGACAGTTTTATTGACTGTCAAAAATAGCCCCCTGCACTTATTAGAAACATGTCTCACGTACATAAACAGGAACCATTAGAAATGCTTTACTATTTATACATATCTGTTGTACAGTATGTGACcatgtgtgtacttgtgtgatTGCTGTGTAGGTTACATCCTGAGCTTGGTGCTCCTGACTCTGCCTCGTCAGCACCTGGTGAAACTTTATCTGTACGTCCTTACGGCCTTGCTGCTGTTTGCCGGTCACCAAGTCTCAAGGTACATACACAAATACTAAGGATGCATGATGGGCCAATATCTTAAATATTGATTATGGAATTTCAGATGATGATTGTGTCTGATAATGCAGAGCAAAATTCCTTTATGTCATACAGTCAACTAGAATTGTTTATCCTACTTTAGATTTGCAGGGGCACCATAGGCTTTAGTCAGCAGTCTGTAGTATACGAGCTGACCCACAATATGTACGGTCCCCTCCAAAACGATTGGAACAACAAAGCCCTTTTTTCTCGTGCTTGTTTTTGGTACACTGAGGAAATTTACGTTTAAGATCAGAAGATTATTATGAGACAAAATGCAGAATATTAGCTTTTATTTCCGGATATTTACATCTACAACCCTCAGTTCAAAACTACATTTTTCGAGTAGATGTGACTGACATGCCTTTGTTGTTGCTCAACTGCCCTTTAAGATGGATTGCTTAGACATTTGATAGCTCTGAGTGTATACTCGTTTGTAAAGGATAAACCAACATTAATTATAGAACAGAGTGCACTCTGTTGGAGTAAAGCAAATCCTTTTGAAACAGATAAAAGAGGGAGAATTGATCAGAGCCGTTGCGAAAACATTGACTATTGCCATTGCAACTGAGCTGTGAAGAAAAGTCCAAATGACACACAATTCACCTTAGGGTCGGGTGAAGGTATCACAATCCACTCAAGAAGTTTTAGAGAGCAGAAATATATAGAGCATAGcatgtgatggagaaagaaatgaTCCAAAACTTAGAAGCTCATCTGAAACTAAGGAGAAAGTGGTGTTGTGGCTGCTTCTTAAATGAGAACACAATACTCTTTATTGACAATGTCACGCATGATGGTAGCAGCTAAATTGATTCAGAAGTCTACAGCAAAGAAAAATTGTTTTCAAATTCATCCAAACTTATCAGGAAGAACCTCATCACGCAGCAACACAATGGCTAAAACACACTGCCAATTCAACAAAGGATTTCATTATCATGGATGAAGAACTGGAGGGTTCTAGACTCGCCAAGGCCGTCTCTGACCTTCAGCCTGGAAGAGGCTGTGGTAAATGGCTGGAAAGCATCACAAATGGAAAATGCAGTGGAAAAAGCATcacaaatggaaaatgtttggtGATGTCAGTGGGTTGCGAACAACAGTAAAAGAACTAAATATTACATCtgctcctttttattttgtcacctAAAAATGTGGCGGTCTGATACAAAAGGTGCTTTGTCATGAGTTGTTCATCATCTAGATGTAAGCACCTGGTAATAAAAGCTGCAACTCTGAACCCTCATCTCATTTGTCTTtattacaacaaaaacaaaggaatGGACCTTGCTGTTCCAATAGTTTTGAAGGGGGCTGTAGCTCtcacatgttttccttttgtgcAGCTACACTATAGGTCAGTTTTATCATAGACACTTAAGATTTTTGCTGTTAATTGAGTATTTTGACTTCTTTGTTTCAGGGATTATGTTCGCAGTGAACTAGAGTCTGGCTTCGAAGGACCTGTCTATCTGGAACCTCTCTCTATGAACAGATTCACCACTGCACTCATaggtaaaacattttacatgaatGCATGTACACTAAAGGCACACTTGTGGATTTAATGTACATTACGAGGAATGAATGTATTGTGCACAAACATAGTATGGAACATGTACTTCAGTAGTTCATGGGTTAAAAACTGTATTTGATTTGCCACCATAGTCTACACTGTAGCCTGACTAGCGCCCCCCCAGATGAAAATACTTGTGCGATGTGCTTACTGCTGTTGGTCAGCTTGGCAGTATGTCTCATCCATTTCTCTCAGTCgctggacaaacacacaatactCACTGTCCTAGTTCAATCAGTAAATTGGACATGTGCATCATCTCCTCTGACGTCTACTGTCTTTTATATGTTGCAGGGATTTCAGTAAAAGTAACTGATATTCAACAATAAGGTCCAACACAATTTCAGTCACCGTTGTTTGAAGTACAGACACACAAGTATAAATACTCACAAAGCCACTTGTGTAGGCTGCGACCTAGTCTCTGCAACGATCCTGCACCAAATCATAAACCAGGCTTTactcctcttctgtttcagtttgaatttgATCCTTCTCTTTCGTTAATTTTTTCCCCATGCATTTGGAAATTCTAGAAAAGTATGGAAACTTCATTACATAGATCTTCCTTCCCTCGCAGTGCTGTAGAAGGACTAAATGTCAACTCTATTTTCTGTGACAGCGACAATCCCTGAGGAAATGACTAAACTCTCTTCTTGCAGCTGCAGTGTCTTTCTGGTGACGTGGTAGTGGAAACATTTTAGCTTCAGTAGAGTTTCAATCAAGTATTCTTCAACATTTCTTGGCTATATTTTAAAAGTCCCTAAAAGGTCACATCACCTGGCCACTTTCAGGACTACATTCCCACCACTACAGTACTAGCAGTACTTTGAATACTggttcattttaaaatggaaaatattctTATGTGTCTGTAGCACCTCCTGCTTTCATTTTGCTGGAGTGTAGTAACAGAGTCTCCTGTGCTATAAATAGACCATGCTGAGTGTGGATTTCACTGCTCACCTGAGAAAGTACATAAATAACATACAGTGATAAAGATATACTGctgtggagagaggagggagattaAAGCTGCTAAATACTAAAGTGGCCTCATATTGTCACCACTCTGGGATCGATATAAATGCTCTGACAGGACGTTATTTTATGTGGGTTCTTTATTGCACAAAGATTACAAACAATGCATCAGCAAAAGCAGTTCCGAAATCACGTCGCTAACTGCGTTCATTCatgtgtacatttgtttttgtccatttATCTTTGTTTCTGCCttgaatatgttaaaatattacaaCTTATGCACGTACTTAATACATTTAGATATGTCTTAACTATGTTAACATTCATTTAATGCTACTTCGcgctttaaaatacatttttttccaagaGTTATATTTTAGCATCAGGTATAGTTTATAACGACTGAGTGTGTTGTAGTTATAGGTTTTGAGTTTAATTCATTGTGTTCCTAAAAGGTCTTAAattgaacttgttgaaacctgcagactcccctgatgtgtgtatgtgcatcttCTTTCAGGTCAGCTGGTGGTGTGTACATTGTGTTCCTGTGTGATGCAGACCAAGAGGATTTGGCTTTTCTCTGCACACCTTCTTCCTTTGGTGGCCAGACTGTGTCTGGTCCCACTGGAGACCATTGTCTTCATCAATAAGTTCTCCATGATATTCACTGGCCTGGAGGTCATTTACTTCCTGGCTTCCAACTTACTGGTACCATACAACCTGGCTAAGACGGCCTACAGGGAGCTGGCTCAGGTAATAAACTATTAATGCGGTCAAATGTTTCTCGctctttcagtttttattaCAGGATTTCAGCTATAGTAGTCCTAAGAGACCTCCATATACAATATTcatggttttctgtttttgtcccaATTACCTCTGTCTTTTATCTATCTCTGTTGCTTGCTCTGTCCCCCAGGTGGTGGAGGTGTATGGGCTGCTAGCATTAGGTATGTCTCTATGGAACCAGCTGGTCCTTCCTGTTCTCTTCATGTGTttctggctgctgctgttcgCTCTGCAGATCTACTCCTACTTTAGCACCAGAGACCAGCCTACCTCAAGGGAGAGgctccttttcctctttcttaccAGGTAAAACCATAGCTTATCCTGTCTCTGATTGTACATCATAGACTCTTTGAGTGTGATCCCACAGCTTGAGTCATTGTATTCCTACAGATATAGCGATGTTGTGGAAATGTTTAACTAATAAAGTTGGCTCTCATTTAACCTTTCTCAATTTATAGGAGCTGGATAAGATTATCatagaattattattttctgaatttacaTTGAACAAATGATCATGTATCCTGCTGCTAATTACATTTTGCTGTCTGGTAAACACCCTGTCTGCCCAACATAATAATCTTAACAACCAGCGAAAATCCAGAAGGAAATTATTCCTCcatttttttcaacaaagtTGCCTACACACTTCACCTGTCTCCCCCTCTTACatgctctctcctccccctctgtccTCAGTATTGCAGAATGTTGTAGTACACCGTACTCCCTGCTGGGTCTCGTTTTTACTGTCTCCTTCATCGCTCTGGGGGTTCTCACACTCTGCAAGTTCTACCTGCAAGGCTACAGAGCCTTTATGAATGACAACACCATGCACAGGTCAGTCACTACATATGTCTGTACCTGCAAGTGTGTCTGTTGGTATGTTAATTGTAATAATTTAtgagattgtgttttttgtgtgtctgtctttgcaGAGGAATGACAGAAGGCATCACCCTGCTGATCCTCGCTGTCCAGACCGGCCTCATCGAGCTGCAGGTCATCCACCGAgccttcctcctctccatcatcctcttcatcgTTGTTGCTTCTATCCTGCAGTCCATGCTGGAGATAGCAGACCCCATAGTCCTGGCTCTGGGAGCATCCAGAGACAAGTAAGATGCATTTACAACATGTCTTGTTTTAATATGGTTTATTTTGGATAAGTTTACCTTTATGTTAGTTGCATGATTTATGTATCACCTTTTATACTTCAGAATCAGAAAGGGTCACATGTCTATCAAGAGTAAATGTCAACTGCAGAAAATTAAGTATAGAATTAAACCTCTCTACACATTTACTCGTTTATTCCCCTGTCACGTAATACCACAGGCACAACTAGCGAAACTACTGAACATATGTGTTTACAGCTACCTCAAAAGCTATTCAATGCTTTGTAAAATAACAGGTATCTGGACTGAATTTGTGTGCAAGACAAAGATGTAGAGATAGAGCTGATAATCTTCTCTTTTGCTCTTTTCACCATCCAAGGAGTTTGTGGAAGCACTTCCGAgctgtgtctctttgtctgttcCTGCTGATCTTTCCAGCCTACATGGCCTACATGATCTGTCAGTTCTTCCACATGGACTTCTggctcctcatcatcatctcctcatCCATCCTCACCTCCCTGCAGGTAACATTcaagcacatacacattcattatATACATTAAATCACTATGAATGTAATCATAGTAATTCTGTACAGTTTGCAGAGACATAACAAAACCCTGTTGATGTATCTGTTTTATACACTGTATCAAACTACAAAGCCCAAGGATCCTTTAACAttaatttttttcccactgtcACCCCCAGGTTCTTGGCACTCTGCTGATCTACATTCTCTTCATGGTGGAGGAGTTTCGTAAGGCTCCTGTAGAGAACATGGATGAAGTTATTTACTGTGTCAACGGGACCTATCGATTGCTGGAATTTCTTGTAagtgttccacacacacataaacgcaTGATACATTATCTCGAGCGAGAAGGCAGGATATGCCCAAGGCAGTGACATACAATATGACACAGGTATCTCAACCTCAATGTCACGTATCTCTTCCTCTGCCAGGTTGCGGTGTGTGTGGTGTGCTACGGCGTGTCAGAGACAGTGTTTGGGGAGTGGAGTGTGATGGGAAGCACCATCATCCTGGTCCACTCGTACTATAACGTCTGGCTCAGAGCCCAGCTGGGCTGGCAGAGCTTCCTGCTCAGGAGAGATGCTGTAAACAAGATCAAAAGCCTCCCCACAGCAAGCAACACACAGCTGGAACAGTACAACGACATCTGTGCCATCTGCTACCAGGTATGAACTGAGGGATTAAGAATCACGAATCATTCATTCTAAAGCTAAAGTTATGTTTTTTATGATACCTTTTCTCATTGGCTAAAATTTGTATGAAATGTTGCATGGAACTGtaactgcttttgttttgaatatttccaGGACATGAACACAGCGGTGATCACTCCATGCAGTCATTTCTTCCACGCTGGCTGTTTGAAGAAATGGCTTTACGTACAGGAGACGTGTCCTCTTTGCCATTCTCAGCTCAAAAGCCAATCACCTGCCACTGGTGTCCCCAACCAAGAACCccctgcagccaatcagagtccTGCAGCGCAGGAAGATGCTACAGCCAACAATGAGCAGAAACATGGTGCACTTCCAGATgatgggagggaggaggagggagcaggagagcaggagggagaaaaagaaccTGGCATGTCAGTTGGAGAAACTTCTTCCACTTCTTCTGGTGTGCCCTCTGCTCCCCAGCACCTTGTTAAGACTCtgacatcttcctcctcctcatcttcttcttcttcatcatcccCACATATGACTGATTATCTGCAGAATCAGTTGCCCACAgatcctccctcttctccctctgacACATCGGACAGactcctctcttctccatcGCTCTCCGACACCTCCATCCCTTGTATCTCTCACCACTCGTCTGCACAGTTACAGGCCCATGCAGAAACGCCCCCTGCTGAACCCAAGCCCGCCCCAACCTCCTCAGTCGACAGTCAGGGTTTGTCCTCTGACCCATCGTCACAGCCTGACCAGCCCACCTCCCCGTCTGAGGAACAGTCTCCCCCTCTGAGCAGCCTCTGAACCCCATTGTAACACATACAtcatacatgcatgcacacacgcagcCCTCAGTCTGCCTATATTCCACTTGTTGAGCATTTGGCCCTTCCATCAAGCCAGAAATTCAGCTCCAAACCCTTTCATATCCATGGGAATGATTCAAACTCAATACAGAAAAGTTAATTCATCTCAAAATCAATTGGGAGTTCTTCTTTTTGTCCACCAAATGTGAAAACCTGATTGAAACTGAAGaaccatgtttttttgtttttttgaacaTCCACACGAGACACACATAGACATTTCTAAAgccatgattttgtttttctcattccaATCCCAGACATTTCATGTGATGGTTGCTCCCATCCTGCCTTTGTTTGTGCAGCTTCTCTCATCGCTGTGCATCTGATAATGTTTGGGTTTTTGCTGTCGCCCTGTATGTGCCATGATCTCACAAGGAAATGGGTTCAGAGGTTGGGAGAACCTTGATAGACGATCTATAACTGATGGTTGCATTTTAAACGGTGGAAAAAGTCGTAACATTTCATAAAGTCGACAGATTTTTGAGTCTTCACTGTGGGACGACAGTAGCTGTGTGTATTAATGAATATGATGCGTTAACAGACTGAATGTTACTTCCTGAGGCCATCACATGACCTGAAGCCTGGTGCTAAGCAGAGGATACATGGTGTGGTCTGGTCGAGTGTTGCAGTGTGAGCAAATCAACGTGGAATAACTCATTTCATGTGTTAAGCTTTCTCTACCATACTGCTTCAATATTTGATTCAAACTTGTTTGGCTGGTCCCAGCAAAAATATTCGTTCTCCTCATCGCCAAACTCTTGTATTGTTGTCAAAGAGATGTTATTTTTAAGGtaacttttatttcactgcttAATTTCGACAACATGCTGTGCAGATGGACTGAAAAcaagggagggatggatgagaggaggtggaaaaataaaaaaggtagCCCAGACCAGAGTTTGGATTTGAAGCGTCAGCATTGTCCTGCAGATCCGGCAAGAAGCCCAAACTTTGTTGTTACTGGCTTTACTTCACTATGGTACTCATCCCTGCTCATCCTCCCATTTGTACCAGTCCATCCCAAGTTTATCAGCCCAGCAATTGTTAAAACTCTTTTCATGGTAGGATTCAATCACATGTAAACTCCCTGTGTTTCCTAAGAACATCATTATTATCCTCTTGCTGCTCGGTCACTTCACCCCATGAAACATTAATACCAGCAAATTGAGCTACgatagctttttttttatttcatacacgttggcatgcacacacatacttatCTTAGCAGATGGGGCAGTatggagaggagtgtgtgtatgtgtgtgttgaaaagtCAGAGTATTTAAATGAAAGACTTAAACTTGAGAATGCAGAATCCTAATGCACGCTTATATGTAGAGCTTGCACGCTGCCACGGTTACCAtagcatttatttgtttgtcctCCGTGTTCTCTAACCTTGCTACCAATGTTTTTCTAACATTTCTCTCActcgctcttttttttttttcttttgtcttttttgagTCGCATTTGCACTAATGTCATTTATACTAGCAACGCTCCAAAGCTGTTCTGTGGCTGTCAGCAACCAAATACCCTCTGACGTGTTTGTGTACAAGGAAGCAGCccaatctgtttgtgtgtaatgtatataaatgttGCTCTGTATGGCATCTATATTAAACCAGAGGAGTGTTGACATGAAAACTAGGTAGGGCTTGAGTTCTCAGAAGCTTCACAGCGGCTCAgggtttctttgtttctgtacTTAACCTGTGAACGAAGAACAAAACTTGTGGCCGAAAAGCTTTTTGGGGAAATCAAGCGTTTCTGATCTGAGACCAGCCAGTGTTGCTGCTTCTCCTGTCTGTATGACGCGTCCTCAAGCTGGTGTGATCACTCTGGTGCCCTCTAATGTTAGGAGTGGGATCAGCATGGTGCAGATGGTCAGGAGAGGCAGTAGTTAACAACCCTCAACAGTATTAACTTACTACCACTAGTACTAAAGGTCTTATACTATGAATGACTTTGATCTTGACATTAAACAAAGCATTGGCTGCAGGGCTGAGAATGAATACATGATCAATGTAGGATCAAACCTGGCCAAAGCTGTttaactgtttgtgtttatttctttttctttttttttaagaaatgaaatgtagagtttggtgtattttgCACATGTTCCAATGAAAGGTGAACATAAGGACTCTGTATTGTTGAACATCTCATTTTATTATTAGATCCATTCTTCAGGCTTTGATTTCAAGAGGCAATTGAAATGGTTACAAAGATTTGAACAAATTTGATTTCCTTGTGGAGCATTTTTGAATAGTGTCGTTCAGAAACATCACCTGCAACATTAAATGTCAGTTGCTCCACGAGGTGAAAACTGTCATTGGCAACTGTATGGGAATTTGCATCGCAGCAGTAGGTGATAAACGAGTGTCAGAGACGTCTGTCAGCTCTCGATTCCTGAAGCATTGGCTGAGTTCGCACTTTACGTTTGACAAAGTTCAGTCCTTCCAGGAGCTGAGCTGTGACATATTCCTTTAAATACTGTCAAGTACAGTTCTATTAATGTTTAAAGGTAATCTAAACTCAGTATTTCAATCTGATGGTGCAACCCATAGAGAAAGCTCAGTTGAgtctttaaatgtattatttacgTTCTGGTGCATCTCTGATATATTTCAGCTGTGGGATTgacttcatttaaaatgcatcagcAACTGTTTAGGCTCTTTGCCTGCGAGCTAAAGTGCCAAACAAATGCACCAAGCCttcactgctgctctgcacagGAGCAGCATCATCTTCTCATTCCTCCATCTCCACCCTGAGCTCGAGTGAAGTTTTAAAGATTATAAAACGTTACATTTCCCATCAGTCCAAAAGTGCAAAAATCATCTCTCTATTATGTTGAACATGCAAGCGAATATGTTAAAGAATGGAGAGCAGCCACATGCAATCTGaccacatttattttgtgtgaaacAACAGTAAGCAGACACTGCTGTCCAGTATCGTTGCCTCTGACTGACAGATGTGTTGAGATTTACGTCCAAAAAAAGCCTGGTCATGTTCGGGGCTGTTCAGACTGAAACTCCCttcacaatttttatttttctgatatttttctcCATACACACATTCAGGACCTGCTCTGTAAAACCTGACTCTGAATGCCAGTCGTATTCTGTCAAACTGCTCCATGGTTCGGTTTTGGATTTTATGCCTGGCATTGCCTTGGTTATTTTACAACAACTGAAtgtcagaaataaaatgaaccaTCCACTCTGgaccttgcttttattttatctagATGCTTGAACTTATGACTTAATTAAGCAATTATGATGATGTTTGATAGTGTCTTTCAGCTGCCCATTGGTTGTGGTTACACATACTTCCTATTTGTcaccacacagcagctgaaaaaaacCTACATCCTTATTAACCACACTTATTAAATCCCCTagacacagatttttatttggatctgcttGGAATTGCACTCACGGCAATGCTGTAAATATGTCTGAAACTTTTCATCAAggattgtttgtttgcaggattacacaaaaaactacacaactgaataccatgacattttgtggagaggtgggacatgacccaaagaagaacccattacattttggtgtggatccagatcaacGGGCAGATTCAGGTATTCTCCTTCACTTTCTATAACATTGTGAGGTATTgcatttttgtttgacttttttattgatttctcagagaatgttTCATGGAAATTGATCAACCAAAGCAGACGTGTTTAGGGGAATTATatttgtgtgcagtttggtgcagatcccaaAAAATATCTGGCTCTAGTGAGATAacgtggtttcataaaggggaCTGTTGAACTTTGGTGGAGCTATGCGAATTCCCTTTGTGAGCCATGTCGCTACGCAGTTTGGACACACGATGGCGCTGTTGTATAGTTCTTTTCATACACCACAGCTGGAGAGAAACAGCGCGCGCACTGTTGAGTCTCAGCTGTGTGGAATCATTGCGCACGATCCAGTGGAGTTAACTCGGACACGATCTTGTGTTTatgttgctcctcttcttcacatgGCTCCTCTTTGCTTGTTAATATATTATCAGGTTCCTAATTATGTGTCTTATCATTTATGATTTTTCAAGTATCCAGTATAACACTTAAATACCCCTGTAGTTTAAATTAGGCACATGTCATACTGATTCCAAATTTAAAGTGgcccccttttctctctgtatttaATAACCTCTTATAAATCTAGTGGAGCTGGAATTCATCTTATATCactattttatataaatatattttgatatgagacttaaattaaaacacattcCATAATCACACTGTTCATATGTCGATAATATCCCCTCCTAATAGTTTTGGTgcacattttgacattttatttttgcattagCATTAGGACCGAAACCAGGTATTTTAATGACCTTGAATGAAATTAGAAGCTTGAAATTTTAGTGGCGAGTTGACGTGCAGAGATTAATCTCATTTGTTGAATTGAATAAACTGAGCTCACACTCTCACTGTGATCGATCCACGCAGCAGGAGCCTCTCCACACTCCTCCGTTCACATATTTCCTCCCTCAGCTGTGAGCGCGCTTAAACCTCACACACACCGTCTCTCCCTGCACATATAAGCAGGAACTGCCGCATAAAAGACTTTTATTCTATAGTATAATCAAGGTCAAGAGCGTTTTTCAATAACCCCTGGGAATTAAAGCCTGGAGCGGCGCCAGTTTGGCCCTGCCAATCATTCTCTCTCACTGAATAATACAGAAGTTGCTGACCTTTTGCACTTCGACAGATCAATACCATGtcgctttatttttatttcattttttttaaacattttattttattaaaatagcTCATGGAATTATCCAGGCTattaatatttgtgttgttgcttgGATCCCCTTGCTCTCGGCGCTGTGATGAATTGTTTGAAATAACAGATGGTGCTGGAGGCAGAGACAAAGCGGGGAAATCTGGTAGCAATTATCCTCAATTATGTTCATTGTTATTTTGAgctaattattgttattgtcaCTTTAGTTTGTGCGTCTTGCGGCGC is part of the Paralichthys olivaceus isolate ysfri-2021 chromosome 15, ASM2471397v2, whole genome shotgun sequence genome and encodes:
- the LOC109635844 gene encoding RING finger protein 145 → MAVKDRVEAVLNVGLRVPSIMLLDVLYRWDVSSFFQKIQRSSLSNNPLFQYKYLALYLHYVGYILSLVLLTLPRQHLVKLYLYVLTALLLFAGHQVSRDYVRSELESGFEGPVYLEPLSMNRFTTALIGQLVVCTLCSCVMQTKRIWLFSAHLLPLVARLCLVPLETIVFINKFSMIFTGLEVIYFLASNLLVPYNLAKTAYRELAQVVEVYGLLALGMSLWNQLVLPVLFMCFWLLLFALQIYSYFSTRDQPTSRERLLFLFLTSIAECCSTPYSLLGLVFTVSFIALGVLTLCKFYLQGYRAFMNDNTMHRGMTEGITLLILAVQTGLIELQVIHRAFLLSIILFIVVASILQSMLEIADPIVLALGASRDKSLWKHFRAVSLCLFLLIFPAYMAYMICQFFHMDFWLLIIISSSILTSLQVLGTLLIYILFMVEEFRKAPVENMDEVIYCVNGTYRLLEFLVAVCVVCYGVSETVFGEWSVMGSTIILVHSYYNVWLRAQLGWQSFLLRRDAVNKIKSLPTASNTQLEQYNDICAICYQDMNTAVITPCSHFFHAGCLKKWLYVQETCPLCHSQLKSQSPATGVPNQEPPAANQSPAAQEDATANNEQKHGALPDDGREEEGAGEQEGEKEPGMSVGETSSTSSGVPSAPQHLVKTLTSSSSSSSSSSSSPHMTDYLQNQLPTDPPSSPSDTSDRLLSSPSLSDTSIPCISHHSSAQLQAHAETPPAEPKPAPTSSVDSQGLSSDPSSQPDQPTSPSEEQSPPLSSL